A genomic window from Ignavibacteria bacterium includes:
- a CDS encoding T9SS type A sorting domain-containing protein has product MATSLLIQGQGGAFSNLNIEVSSSIDIVNALQREANDDDRSPFTKEQRQDIRKSINTAIEISKDEDDRKIKTLEVKSEQGDVNASKELEQIRSLKQVVKTEKPKSIIEHVRIVSEDIRKVFGSNTSGKGNEPKNIPMVFRLSQNYPNPFNPVTKINYDLPKDSKVRIVIYDILGREVKRLVNSELKTAGSYIVDFNASNYASGVYFYRIEAEEPNGNKFVDSKKMVLLK; this is encoded by the coding sequence ATGGCAACTTCATTGCTTATTCAGGGACAAGGCGGCGCTTTCAGCAACTTAAATATAGAAGTATCAAGCAGCATTGACATAGTCAATGCACTCCAAAGAGAAGCCAATGATGACGACCGCTCACCGTTTACCAAGGAACAACGGCAGGATATCAGGAAATCGATTAATACAGCTATAGAAATATCAAAAGATGAAGATGACAGGAAAATAAAAACACTGGAAGTAAAGTCAGAGCAGGGTGATGTTAATGCTTCCAAAGAGCTTGAACAGATCAGATCATTAAAACAGGTAGTAAAAACTGAAAAGCCAAAAAGCATAATTGAACATGTACGGATAGTATCAGAAGATATAAGGAAAGTATTTGGCTCAAATACCAGCGGTAAAGGCAATGAACCGAAGAATATTCCAATGGTATTCAGGCTATCACAGAATTATCCAAACCCGTTTAATCCAGTAACCAAGATAAATTACGACTTGCCGAAAGATTCAAAGGTAAGGATCGTAATCTATGATATACTTGGCAGGGAAGTTAAACGGCTTGTGAACAGTGAACTCAAAACCGCAGGTTCATACATTGTTGACTTCAATGCATCAAACTATGCAAGCGGTGTTTACTTCTACCGCATAGAAGCCGAAGAGCCTAACGGCAATAAATTTGTGGATAGCAAGAAGATGGTGCTATTGAAGTAG
- the wecB gene encoding UDP-N-acetylglucosamine 2-epimerase (non-hydrolyzing), whose product MSENTNIGGFNVGLNPEEMKGKKVIVIIFGTRPEIIKLFVLYRILKKSDEFYPLLYNTAQQKISGDILTKIGIHPDITAAEKPNRSSDLNELIAHLLTDFNEKFGERSPIKKSDLHGIIVQGDTASAFTGALWGFLNQIPVFHAEAGLRTYDKLNPFPEEFMREAVARMTTLHFAPKGINRDNLIREGIKPENVFVIGNTINDAIFTLIKEKKIKEPKEKNYILSTFHRRENWGYVSDYARILNSVMNDVSGYSEILHLMHPNPLIQRSFDEVMNGNAHAKLKIMNPIHDYFEMLGYVKNAECILTDSGGLQEESLFFNVPCGVLRKTTERPEVLKKNAKLLPIEKPDITSFLTEAIDYRKVHQSKYNYTYGFGDSSYLIYELLKKFYGIQTEFSFI is encoded by the coding sequence ATGTCTGAAAATACAAATATTGGCGGTTTTAATGTAGGTTTAAATCCCGAAGAAATGAAAGGGAAGAAGGTAATTGTAATAATTTTCGGTACCAGGCCTGAAATTATTAAGCTCTTTGTTTTATACAGGATACTTAAGAAATCCGATGAATTTTACCCGCTGCTTTATAACACAGCGCAGCAGAAGATATCCGGGGATATTTTAACCAAAATCGGTATCCACCCTGATATTACCGCTGCTGAAAAACCAAACCGCTCAAGCGACTTAAATGAGCTTATTGCTCACCTGCTTACTGATTTTAACGAAAAGTTCGGTGAAAGATCACCGATAAAAAAATCAGACCTGCACGGCATCATTGTTCAGGGCGATACAGCTTCAGCCTTTACGGGCGCGCTGTGGGGCTTCCTGAACCAGATACCGGTATTCCACGCTGAAGCAGGACTGCGCACATACGATAAATTAAATCCCTTCCCTGAAGAGTTTATGCGCGAAGCGGTTGCAAGAATGACAACACTTCACTTTGCGCCAAAAGGAATCAACCGCGATAACCTGATAAGAGAAGGCATTAAGCCTGAAAATGTGTTTGTTATTGGAAATACAATCAATGATGCTATCTTCACACTTATAAAAGAAAAGAAGATAAAGGAACCGAAGGAAAAAAATTATATACTCAGTACATTTCACCGCAGAGAGAACTGGGGCTATGTTTCAGATTACGCAAGGATACTTAATTCAGTAATGAATGATGTATCAGGTTACAGCGAGATACTGCATTTAATGCATCCCAACCCGCTTATTCAGCGCAGCTTTGATGAGGTTATGAACGGTAATGCCCATGCAAAGCTTAAAATTATGAACCCCATTCACGACTATTTTGAAATGCTGGGGTATGTTAAAAATGCTGAATGTATTTTAACAGATTCAGGCGGCCTGCAGGAAGAATCACTGTTCTTTAACGTTCCCTGCGGAGTGTTAAGGAAAACCACAGAGCGCCCGGAAGTATTGAAAAAGAACGCAAAGCTGCTCCCCATTGAAAAGCCTGATATTACCAGCTTTTTAACGGAAGCTATCGATTACCGAAAGGTACACCAGTCAAAATATAACTATACATACGGCTTTGGTGACTCAAGCTACCTGATATACGAATTACTCAAGAAGTTTTACGGTATACAAACCGAATTTTCGTTCATATAA
- a CDS encoding T9SS type A sorting domain-containing protein: protein MKRLILFELIVLFLATTFESDSPPGWFQQTLPRTDITVQDIYFIDSLMGFCVVRKNTNDSAFIYKTSDGGNNWATAFGENIYLTTIQFVDNNTGYSVGSGGGGGIVKKTINGGVNWYTSALVSGFPLSDVFFVNENTGWTCSEDIFGAGLLKTTNGGVNWQSQLGASFKPTKLFFLNEDTGWVNCNGVVNSGTYRTTDAGVSWVKMDNIGFGDIYFFNKLVGIRASGEFYKTTNGGINWFVTSSLAGGKLSFVTDSIGWAGNNFNNITKTTTGGNTWFYQSSPIFNNLSISAVETLKAWAGGNGLVHTTDGGGPPVGIEPVGTEIPSEYKLFQNYPNPFNPVTNIGFRIAGFGLVTLKIFDITGKEITTLINEELRAGEYKTDWNASGFSSGVYFYSLTVEGQIIDTKKMLMIK from the coding sequence ATGAAAAGACTTATACTTTTCGAGCTTATCGTACTATTTTTAGCCACAACCTTTGAAAGTGACTCTCCTCCCGGCTGGTTCCAGCAGACATTGCCCAGAACAGATATTACGGTGCAGGATATTTATTTTATTGATAGTTTAATGGGTTTTTGTGTTGTCAGAAAAAATACAAATGACAGTGCTTTCATTTATAAAACAAGTGATGGAGGGAACAACTGGGCTACAGCATTTGGTGAAAACATATATCTGACAACCATTCAATTTGTTGATAATAATACAGGCTATAGCGTTGGTTCAGGGGGTGGGGGAGGCATAGTCAAAAAAACAATAAATGGTGGTGTAAACTGGTATACTTCTGCTTTGGTTTCAGGTTTTCCGCTTTCAGATGTTTTTTTTGTAAACGAAAATACCGGTTGGACATGCAGTGAAGATATTTTTGGTGCAGGGTTACTAAAAACGACCAACGGCGGAGTAAACTGGCAGAGCCAGCTAGGCGCAAGCTTTAAGCCAACAAAACTTTTTTTCCTGAATGAAGATACAGGCTGGGTTAATTGCAATGGTGTTGTGAACAGCGGAACATACAGAACTACAGATGCTGGAGTAAGTTGGGTTAAAATGGATAATATTGGTTTTGGTGATATATATTTTTTTAATAAATTAGTAGGTATAAGAGCCAGCGGTGAATTTTATAAAACTACAAATGGTGGTATAAACTGGTTCGTAACTTCAAGTCTTGCCGGTGGCAAGCTTTCTTTTGTAACTGATTCAATTGGCTGGGCTGGGAATAATTTTAATAATATTACAAAAACCACCACAGGTGGTAATACATGGTTTTATCAGTCATCACCAATCTTCAATAATCTGAGTATCAGTGCTGTTGAAACATTAAAAGCATGGGCGGGTGGAAATGGCTTAGTACATACAACAGATGGTGGCGGACCGCCAGTAGGAATTGAACCAGTCGGAACAGAAATTCCATCAGAATATAAATTATTCCAGAATTACCCAAATCCTTTTAATCCGGTTACAAATATCGGATTTCGGATTGCCGGTTTCGGATTGGTTACACTCAAAATATTTGATATAACTGGAAAAGAAATTACCACTCTTATTAATGAAGAATTAAGGGCAGGAGAATATAAAACTGACTGGAATGCTTCAGGTTTTTCATCAGGGGTGTATTTTTATTCATTAACTGTTGAGGGACAAATTATAGATACCAAAAAAATGTTGATGATTAAGTAA